The following proteins are co-located in the Calliphora vicina chromosome 2, idCalVici1.1, whole genome shotgun sequence genome:
- the FASN1 gene encoding fatty acid synthase, with the protein MPARFADDVINESADRNVPHDHLQGRFGARSSGAMTTSDIAITGFSGRLPESSNIDEFKKNLFEGVDMVNDDPRRWEKGLYGLPDRIGKIKDEDLEHFDQQFFSVHQKQAECMDPQMRMLLECTYEAIIDSGVNPSEIRGSRTGVYIGVSASETEQYWTADQDRVNGYGLTGCARAMFANRVSYTFDFKGPSYSVDTACSSSLYALEQAFSDMQAGKCDSAVVAGLGVILKPTMSLQFKRLNMLSPDGMCKAFDESGNGYVRSDGCVVIFLQKTSQSKRVYATVLNVRTNTDGYKEMGITYPDGKMQNRLIRETYEEINLDPNDVVYVEAHGTGTKVGDPQEVNSITDFFCKNRQTPLLIGSVKSNMGHSEPASGVCSIAKVLIAMEEGVIPANLHYQSPNPDLYGLMDGRLKVVDKNLPWEGGIVGINSFGFGGANAHVILKSNPKPKAITPTVGPPKMVVCSGRTFDAVQELLEDATAHRDDDEYLALINDIHSKNIPLHYYRGYCVMDTKGSLQREVVEFNDENRPVWYIYSGMGSQWASMAKDLMHFEVFANSIHRCAEALRPEGIDLVDVLTRSTEQSFDNILNSFISIAAMQIALTDLLTSLNIKPDGIVGHSVGELGCAYADGCFTPEQTVLAAYWRGKSIQDTKLPPGKMAAIGLDWEEAHKRMPADCFPVCHNSGDNCTISGPEASIDALVAQLSSEGIFAKAVKSSGYAFHSKYIADAGPKLRKSLEKIIPNAKNRTSRWISTSIPESAWNTPVAKQSSAAYHVNNLLSPVLFYEALQHIPQNAIAIEIAPTGLLQAILKRALGPEATNVSLVKRGHENNVEFLLMNIGKIYAAGSQPQVLTMFKPISYPVGRGTPMLNSKVGWDHSQKWIVPKYGKETTSGETIIEINLGKEDDTFLAGHTIDGRILFPATGYMTLAWMTFAKMKGMEFEKCPVVMENIVFHRATILNKEGVVKFGLNFFDGTGNFEICEGGSLAVSGKISIPEDIEREELPLDGLTASTLGKELNTNDVYKELRLRGYDYSGIFRGIVKSDTVANAGQLQWVGNWISFMDTMLQFSILSKNLRELYLPTRIEKAVLNPTKHLEEMSKMSAEYLTQNGVPVYMYGDINVIKSGGVEMRGLKASLASKRPGTQNPPTLERYTFVPNVNHAELHENSEKSRLQALTVALHTIIENSQGAIKIKGVELANGRNPDVLMAAKLLQIIEGEPTITADIAVATYNNNEETIASTLGAESGVRIISKNILEEPVEQNCHFLYALDVLSRPDTMILENSKATIKDNGFLIFEESTTSYNKSGRALLNKSGLTVVTEQVIGGSHILVMARKPVDLKLREAVVVQVTETNFNWLDDLKEALAKAAEIERYVYVVCQGEELFGAIGFMNCIKNENGGKLARLVFIQDKNAEKFSLTSKLYAEQLSKDLITNVLKNSTFGTFRHLKLETDVATLQVEHAYVNALTKGDLASLKWIEAPQINAGLLDDKSELCTVYYAPINFRDVMLSSGKLSADALPGDLAQQDCVLGLEFAGRDSKGRRIMAMVPAKSMATTCVASKNMMWEIPDNWTMEEASTVPCVYATVYYALLVRGQMKKGEKILIHAGSGGVGQSAISIALHHGLTVFTTVGSKEKREFLKKRFPQLKDSHIGNSRDCSFEQMIMRETQGRGVDLVLNSLAEEKLQASVRCLGLNGRFLEIGKFDLSNNSPLGMSVFLKNTSFHGILLDSVMEGEEAMQNQVVNLVAEGIKSGAVRPLPTSVFNEHQVESAFRFMASGKHIGKVVVKVRDEEDGRKTVKPTARLVNAIPRTYMHPEKSYIIVGGLGGFGLELTNWLVTRGAKYLVLTSRSGVKTGYQSLMIRRWQQRGVKVLVDTSDVTSAKGCQQLLENANKLALVGGIFNLAAVLRDALLEDQTVKDFETVCESKVQGTKYLDQFSRAMCSELDYFVCFSSVSCGRGNIGQTNYGLANSAMERICELRQASGFPGLAIQWGAIGDTGLVIENLGDNDTVIGGTLPQRMTSCLQTIDFFLQQPHPVLASMVVAEKRKSDQAGGVSLIACVANILGLRDTKNVQDSASLADLGMDSLMGAEIKQTLERNFDIVMSPQEIRQLTFGQLKQLSGGVEGNEAAASPASPVHRTPSPSPFGDGTQVVFTTELMPTQAIVRLQSAAPADSKKRPLFVVSPIEGFADALKQLASRLDCPVYGLQCTAEANLDSIDTLADFYLQQIRTVQPKGPYAIAGYSFGALVAFVMVLHLENLKEKARLVMLDGAPKYVNWYTTSFKQRLNTSDDQNEAYGLAYFGMVVANIDYSLVAKVLLNIPTWETKVAKCAEIVAAEINQPTDLIVQAATSFYKKLLAADKYVPSTKVSCDVTLVKPTENYAKLEKDYGLNEVCQKSVNVLTVEGNHRTFLVEEKSLQKIESILNNIIN; encoded by the exons ATGCCTGCCCGTTTTGCTGATGATGTTATAAATGAGAGCGCCGACCGTAATGTCCCCCATGACCATCTGCAGGGACGTTTCGGTGCGCGTTCAAGCGGAGCCATGACTACCAGTGATATTGCTATTACTGGTTTCTCTGGCCGTCTGCCCGAGAGTTCCAACATCGATGAGTTCAAGAAGAATCTCTTCGAAGGTGTGGACATGGTAAATGATGATCCCAGAAGATGGGAAAAAGGCTTGTACGGTTTGCCCGATCGCATTGGTAAAATCAAGGATGAAGATTTGGAACATTTCGATCAGCAATTCTTTAGTGTACATCAAAAGCAGGCCGAATGCATGGATCCCCAAATGAGAATGCTATTGGAGTGTACTTACGAGGCTATTATTGATTCCGGTGTTAATCCCTCGGAAATCAGAGGTTCACGCACTGGTGTATACATTGGTGTTTCGGCTTCGGAAACCGAACAATATTGGACTGCCGACCAAGATCGTGTCAATGGTTATGGTTTGACCGGTTGCGCCAGAGCTATGTTTGCCAATCGTGTTTCCTATACTTTTGACTTCAAAGGACCCAGTTACAGTGTTGACACCGCTTGTTCCAGTTCTTTGTATGCCTTGGAACAGGCCTTCTCCGACATGCAAGCCGGCAAATGTGATTCGGCTGTCGTTGCTGGTTTAGGTGTTATTTTGAAGCCCACCATGTCTTTGCAATTCAAGCGTCTTAACATGTTGAGTCCCGATGGTATGTGCAAAGCATTCGACGAGTCTGGAAATGGCTATGTTAGATCCGATGGTTGTGTGGTCATCTTTTTGCAAAAGACCAGCCAATCCAAGCGTGTTTATGCCACCGTCTTGAATGTTCGTACCAACACTGACGGTTACAAGGAAATGGGCATTACTTATCCCGATGGCAAAATGCAAAACCGTTTGATTAGAGAAACCTATGAAGAAATCAACTTGGATCCCAACGATGTGGTCTATGTTGAAGCTCACGGCACTGGTACTAAAGTAGGCGACCCTCAAGAAGTCAACTCTATAACTGATTTCTTCTGCAAGAATCGTCAAACTCCTTTGCTCATTGGCTCAGTCAAGTCCAATATGGGTCACTCCGAACCCGCTTCTGGTGTTTGTTCGATTGCCAAGGTATTGATTGCCATGGAAGAAGGTGTTATTCCCGCCAATTTGCATTACCAAAGTCCCAATCCTGATCTATACGGTTTAATGGATGGCCGCTTGAAGGTGGTTGACAAGAATCTTCCCTGGGAAGGTGGTATTGTTGGTATCAACTCATTCGGTTTTGGCGGTGCCAATGCCCACGTTATTCTGAAGTCCAATCCTAAGCCCAAGGCTATTACTCCTACTGTAGGACCACCAAAAATGGTCGTTTGTTCCGGTCGTACTTTCGATGCTGTCCAAGAGCTGTTGGAAGATGCTACAGCCCACAGAGATGATGATGAATACTTGGCTTTGATCAACGACATCCACTCCAAGAACATCCCTCTCCACTACTACCGTGGCTATTGCGTTATGGACACCAAGGGTTCGTTGCAACGTGAGGTCGTTGAATTCAATGATGAGAATCGTCCCGTTTGGTATATTTACTCCGGCATGGGCAGTCAATGGGCCAGTATGGCTAAGGATCTAATGCATTTTGAAGTTTTTGCCAACTCTATCCACAGATGTGCTGAGGCTTTAAGACCAGAAGGCATTGATTTGGTCGATGTTTTAACCAGATCCACCGAACAAAGTTTCGACAACATTTTGAACTCCTTCATTTCGATCGCTGCTATGCAAATTGCTTTGACCGATCTTCTAACTTCGCTCAATATCAAACCTGATGGCATTGTGGGCCATTCCGTAGGTGAATTAGGTTGTGCTTATGCCGATGGCTGCTTTACACCCGAACAAACTGTGTTGGCTGCTTACTGGAGAGGCAAAAGCATTCAAGATACCAAATTGCCCCCCGGCAAAATGGCTGCTATTGGTTTAGACTGGGAAGAAGCACACAAACGTATGCCCGCTGATTGTTTCCCTGTTTGCCACAACAGTGGCGATAACTGCACCATTTCTGGCCCAGAAGCATCGATTGACGCTTTGGTTGCCCAACTCTCCTCAGAAGGTATCTTTGCTAAGGCCGTCAAATCATCTGGTTACGCTTTCCACAGCAAATATATCGCTGATGCTGGACCAAAATTGCGCAAGAGCTTGGAGAAAATCATTCCCAATGCCAAGAACCGTACAAGCAGATGGATTAGTACCAGTATTCCCGAATCCGCATGGAATACACCTGTAGCTAAACAATCTTCGGCTGCTTATCACGTGAACAATTTACTTTCGCCAGTTTTGTTCTACGAGGCTTTACAACATATCCCCCAGAACGCTATTGCTATTGAGATTGCTCCCACCGGTTTATTGCAAGCCATTCTCAAGAGAGCTTTGGGCCCCGAAGCCACCAATGTCAGTTTGGTGAAACGCGGCCATGAGAACAATGTTGAATTTTTGTTGATGAACATTGGTAAAATTTATGCTGCCGGTTCCCAACCTCAGGTATTGACTATGTTCAAACCAATTTCATATCCCGTGGGCCGTGGTACCCCTATGTTGAATTCCAAGGTCGGCTGGGATCATTCGCAAAAATGGATTGTTCCCAAATATGGCAAAGAAACAACTTCGGGCGAAACTATCATCGAAATCAATTTGGGCAAAGAAGACGACACCTTCTTGGCTGGACACACCATTGATGGTAGAATTTTATTCCCAGCTACTGGTTACATGACCTTGGCCTGGATGACCTTTGCCAAGATGAAGGGCATGGAATTTGAAAAGTGCCCCGTTGTTATGGAAAATATCGTATTCCACAGAGCTACCATCCTAAACAAGGAAGGTGTGGTCAAATTCGGTCTTAACTTCTTCGATGGCACCGGCAACTTTGAAATCTGCGAGGGTGGCAGTTTAGCTGTTTCCGGTAAAATTTCCATTCCCGAAGACATTGAAAGAGAAGAATTGCCATTGGACGGTTTGACAGCCAGTACTTTGGGCAAAGAATTGAACACTAATGACGTCTACAAGGAGTTGAGACTTCGTGGCTACGATTACTCCGGCATTTTCAGAGGCATTGTTAAATCCGATACCGTGGCCAATGCCGGCCAATTGCAATGGGTAGGCAACTGGATCAGTTTTATGGATACTATGCTGCAATTCAGTATCTTAAGCAAGAACTTGAGAGAATTGTACTTGCCTACTCGTATTGAGAAGGCCGTTCTTAACCCAACTAAACATTTGGAGGAAATGTCGAAAATGTCTGCAGAATATCTAACACAGAACGGTGTACCCGTTTATATGTATGGCGATATTAATGTCATCAAGAGTGGTGGTGTCGAGATGAGAGGATTGAAAGCCTCATTGGCCTCAAAGAGACCTGGCACCCAAAATCCCCCTACCTTGGAACGTTACACTTTCGTACCCAACGTCAACCATGCTGAATTACATGAAAACTCCGAAAAATCCCGCTTGCAAGCCTTGACAGTGGCTCTCCACACAATCATTGAAAACTCGCAGGGCGCCATCAAAATCAAGGGTGTTGAATTGGCTAATGGCCGCAATCCTGATGTCCTCATGGCTGCAAAATTGCTACAAATCATTGAAGGAGAACCCACTATTACCGCTGATATCGCTGTTGCAACTTATAACAACAACGAGGAGACTATTGCCTCAACTTTAGGTGCCGAATCGGGTGTACGCATTATATCCAAAAATATTCTTGAAGAACCGGTAGAGCAGAACTGTCATTTCCTTTATGCTTTGGATGTTTTGTCGAGACCTGATACTATGATTTTGGAAAACAGCAAGGCCACCATTAAAGATAATGGTTTCCTCATCTTTGAAGAGTCTACCACATCATACAACAAGTCTGGTCGTGCATTGTTGAACAAGTCCGGTTTAACCGTTGTGACTGAGCAAGTTATTGGAGGCTCCCATATTTTGGTAATGGCACGCAAACCTGTTGACTTGAAGCTACGTGAAGCTGTCGTAGTCCAAGTCACCGAAACCAACTTCAACTGGTTGGATGACCTTAAAGAAGCTTTGGCTAAGGCTGCCGAAATTGAACGTTACGTCTATGTTGTTTGCCAAGGAGAAGAACTATTCGGTGCTATTGGTTTTATGAACtgtattaaaaatgaaaatggtgGAAAATTGGCACGCTTGGTCTTTATTCAAGATAAGAACGCTGAAAAATTCTCGCTCACCAGTAAATTGTATGCAGAACAATTGTCCAAGGATCTTATTACCAACGTTTTGAAGAACTCCACCTTTGGCACTTTCCGTCACTTGAAGTTGGAGACTGATGTGGCCACTTTGCAAGTTGAGCATGCTTATGTCAATGCTCTAACAAAGGGTGATCTTGCTTCGCTGAAATGGATTGAAGCCCCCCAGATTAACGCTGGCTTGTTGGATGACAAATCGGAATTGTGCACTGTTTACTATGCTCCCATTAACTTCCGTGACGTCATGTTGTCCTCAGGCAAACTTTCAGCCGATGCTTTGCCCGGTGATTTGGCCCAACAGGACTGTGTCTTGGGTTTGGAGTTTGCTGGTCGCGATTCTAAGGGTCGCAGAATTATGGCTATGGTGCCCGCCAAATCTATGGCTACCACCTGCGTGGCCTCCAAGAATATGATGTGGGAGATACCCGACAACTGGACTATGGAAGAAGCCTCAACTGTACCCTGTGTTTATGCCACCGTCTACTACGCTTTGTTGGTGCGCGGTCAAATGAAGAAGGGAGAAAAGATCTTGATTCACGCCGGTTCTGGTGGTGTGGGTCAATCGGCCATTTCCATTGCCTTGCATCATGGCTTGACTGTCTTCACCACCGTTGGCAGCAAGGAAAAGAGAGAATTCTTGAAGAAACGTTTCCCTCAACTCAAGGACAGCCATATTGGCAACTCTCGTGACTGCTCATTCGAGCAAATGATTATGCGTGAAACCCAAGGCCGCGGTGTAGATTTGGTCTTGAACTCTTTGGCCGAAGAAAAACTTCAAGCTTCCGTACGCTGCTTGGGCTTGAATGGCCGTTTCCTTGAAATCGGAAAATTCGATTTGAGCAACAACTCGCCTTTGGGCATGTCCGTGTTCCTCAAGAACACCTCATTCCATGGTATTCTTTTGGACAGTGTCATGGAAGGTGAAGAGGCCATGCAAAACCAAGTTGTAAACTTGGTGGCTGAAGGCATCAAGTCAGGCGCCGTCAGACCTTTGCCCACTTCAGTTTTCAACGAACATCAAGTTGAGTCCGCTTTCCGTTTCATGGCTTCCGGCAAACACATCGGCAAAGTTGTCGTCAAGGTCAGAGATGAAGAGGATGGTCGTAAAACGGTAAAACCCACAGCTCGTTTGGTTAATGCCATACCTCGTACCTACATGCATCCCGAAAAGAGCTACATCATCGTTGGTGGTTTGGGCGGTTTTGGTCTCGAACTTACCAACTGGTTGGTTACCAGAGGAGCCAAATATCTAGTACTCACCTCCAGATCCGGCGTTAAGACTGGCTATCAATCCCTTATGATCAGAAGATGGCAACAGCGAGGTGTCAAGGTGTTGGTAGACACCAGCGATGTAACCAGTGCCAAGGGCTGCCAACAACTGCTAGAAAATGCCAACAAATTGGCTTTAGTAGGCGGTATTTTCAATTTGGCTGCTGTACTTAGAGATGCCCTGCTCGAAGATCAAACCGTTAAAGATTTCGAAACTGTCTGCGAATCAAAGGTACAAGGCACCAAATACTTGGATCAATTCTCCAGAGCCATGTGCTCCGAACTCGATTACTTTGTCTGCTTCTCAAGTGTGTCTTGCGGTCGTGGTAATATTGGTCAAACTAATTACGGTCTGGCCAACTCTGCCATGGAGCGTATCTGTGAATTGAGACAGGCCAGCGGATTCCCTGGCTTGGCCATACAATGGGGTGCTATTGGTGACACTGGTTTGGTTATTGAAAATCTGGGCGACAACGATACAGTTATTGGAGGAACTTTGCCACAAAGAATGACCTCATGCCTACAAACTATTGACTTCTTCCTGCAACAGCCCCACCCTGTCTTGGCTTCTATGGTAGTGGCCGAGAAACGCAAATCCGACCAAGCCGGAGGTGTCAGTTTAATTGCCTGTGTTGCCAACATTTTGGGCTTAAGAGACACCAAGAATGTACAAGATTCAGCTTCTTTGGCTGATTTGGGTATGGATTCCCTAATGGGCGCCGAAATCAAACAAACCTTGGAGCGTAACTTTGACATTGTAATGTCTCCCCAAGAAATCAGACAGTTGACATTCGGTCAATTGAAACAACTTAGTGGTGGTGTCGAAGGCAACGAAGCTGCCGCCTCTCCTGCATCTCCAGTCCACAGAACACCCAGCCCAAGTCCATTTGGTGATGGCACCCAGGTGGTATTCACCACAGAACTTATGCCCACTCAAGCTATCGTACGCCTACAATCTGCTGCTCCTGCCGACTCCAAGAAACGTCCTCTCTTCGTGGTCTCCCCCATAGAAGGTTTTGCCGATGCTCTTAAACAATTGGCCTCCCGTTTGGATTGTCCCGTCTACGGTCTACAGTGTACTGCTGAAGCCAATCTCGATTCCATCGACACCTTGGCCGATTTCTATTTGCAACAAATACGCACTGTCCAACCTAAGGGTCCCTATGCCATTGCCGGCTACTCGTTCGGTGCTCTAGTGGCCTTCGTCATGGTGCTCCACTTGGAGAACCTCAAGGAAAAGGCCCGTCTAGTTATGTTAGACGGTGCCCCCAAGTATGTCAACTGGTATACCACCAGCTTTAAGCAACGCTTGAATACTTCCGATGATCAAAATGAAGCCTACGGTTTGGCCTACTTCGGTATGGTTGTGGCCAATATCGATTACAGTTTGGTAGCCAAGGTGTTGCTGAATATACCAACATGGGAGACCAAGGTAGCTAAATGTGCGGAAATCGTTGCTGCCGAAATTAACCAGCCAACAGATTTG aTTGTACAAGCTGCTACATCATTCTACAAGAAGTTGCTGGCTGCCGATAAATACGTACCCTCCACCAAAGTGTCGTGCGATGTTACTCTAGTCAAACCCACTGAAAACTATGCCAAATTAGAAAAAGACTATGGTCTTAATGAG GTCTGTCAGAAATCTGTGAATGTTTTGACCGTTGAAGGCAACCATCGTACGTTCTTGGTGGAAGAAAAGTCATTGCAAAAGATAGAGAGCATATTGAATAATAtcatcaattaa